Proteins from one Aureimonas sp. SA4125 genomic window:
- a CDS encoding glutathione S-transferase N-terminal domain-containing protein: protein MAAIELYYWPTPNGWKVSIMLEELGLPYDVKYINIGKGEQFEPSFLKIAPNNRMPAIVDPDGPGGAPISVFESGAILQYLARKSGKFYPQEERARVAVEEWLFWQVGGLGPMAGQAHHFRQYAPEKIQYGIDRYTNEVHRLYGVMNRRLGETEYLGGDYSIADMACIGWIVPHENQGQDLAEFPNLKRWFETLKNRPAVERGLALGAEHRKNIAQDEEAKKVLFGQR, encoded by the coding sequence ATGGCTGCGATCGAACTCTACTACTGGCCAACCCCGAACGGCTGGAAGGTCTCCATCATGCTGGAGGAACTCGGCCTTCCCTACGACGTGAAATACATCAACATCGGCAAGGGCGAGCAGTTCGAGCCTAGCTTCCTCAAGATCGCGCCTAACAACCGCATGCCCGCCATCGTCGATCCCGATGGCCCCGGTGGCGCGCCGATCTCGGTCTTCGAATCCGGCGCGATCCTTCAATATCTCGCTCGCAAGAGTGGAAAATTCTATCCGCAGGAGGAGCGGGCGCGCGTCGCCGTCGAGGAATGGCTGTTCTGGCAGGTCGGCGGCCTCGGCCCGATGGCCGGCCAGGCCCATCATTTCCGCCAGTACGCCCCGGAAAAGATCCAGTACGGCATCGACCGCTACACCAACGAGGTCCACCGCCTCTACGGTGTCATGAACCGGCGTCTCGGCGAGACCGAATACCTCGGCGGCGATTACTCCATCGCCGACATGGCCTGCATCGGCTGGATCGTCCCGCACGAAAACCAGGGCCAGGACCTCGCCGAATTCCCGAACCTCAAGCGCTGGTTCGAGACGCTCAAAAACCGGCCGGCCGTGGAGCGGGGCCTGGCGCTCGGCGCCGAGCACCGCAAGAACATCGCGCAGGACGAGGAGGCGAAGAAGGTGCTGTTCGGGCAGCGATGA
- a CDS encoding HAMP domain-containing sensor histidine kinase, whose translation MIAAVNHALDSIRAGAVAQRDFSIHAAHELRTPLADLKLRLESLASDPDRDAAMQDIDAMARLIEQLLHIARLDGSTVFSLHSLYLGETVAQVLHEAAPRLVSAGWLLEADGLDLPVQIIGDSTLIALIMRNLLDNVRKHTPAGTSVKVSVSNDGTLLFTDTGPGLPREFPYSTFARFVRGNDDARSGSGLGLSICETAMRRMSGTFRLEPTVSGAAFRMTFRLDRDPR comes from the coding sequence TTGATTGCCGCCGTCAACCATGCCCTGGACAGCATAAGGGCCGGTGCCGTCGCTCAACGCGATTTCTCCATTCATGCCGCTCATGAACTGAGGACGCCGCTTGCCGACCTCAAGCTACGGCTGGAAAGCCTTGCATCTGATCCCGACCGGGATGCGGCCATGCAAGACATCGATGCAATGGCCCGTCTCATCGAGCAGCTGCTGCACATCGCTCGGTTGGATGGCAGTACGGTCTTCTCCCTGCATTCGCTCTACCTCGGCGAGACAGTTGCCCAGGTCCTGCATGAGGCGGCCCCGCGGCTGGTGTCGGCCGGATGGTTGCTTGAGGCGGACGGCCTAGATTTACCTGTCCAAATAATCGGAGACTCGACACTGATCGCCCTCATCATGCGTAATCTATTGGACAATGTTCGCAAACACACCCCGGCTGGCACCAGTGTAAAGGTCTCTGTCTCCAATGACGGAACACTTCTATTTACCGATACGGGTCCGGGGTTGCCGCGAGAATTTCCCTACTCGACCTTTGCGCGATTCGTCCGGGGTAATGACGATGCTCGTTCCGGAAGCGGACTAGGACTTTCGATATGTGAAACTGCCATGCGGCGCATGAGTGGAACCTTCAGGCTGGAACCCACAGTGAGCGGGGCAGCATTTCGAATGACCTTCAGATTGGACCGAGATCCTCGTTAG
- a CDS encoding IS256 family transposase, producing the protein MTEDRLPLAELLAKAGDGDFLRTIAESVMQLLMEADVEGMIGAGRHERTLERATYRNGYRDRSFDTRLGSLQLRIPKLRQGSYFPPFLEPRKLSEKALVAVIQEAWISGVSTRRVDDLVQAMGLSGIGKSTVSKLCKDIDDRVGGFLDRPLTGDWPYLWLDATYLKQREGGRIVSVAAIIAVAVNTDGKREIVGLHIGPSEAETFWSTFLKSLVRRGLSGVKLVISDAHEGLKAAIRRVFSASWQRCRVHWMRNALSYVPKAQQSMAAAALRQAFIQPDRAGAAQALRHVADQLRGKCPKLGSFIDDSETDVLAHLDFPGQHRTRIHSTNSLERLNKEVKRRADVVGIFPNEGSIIRLIGAVLLEANDEWQTQNRYMQTEPMAELMSNSTKPETVRISTAAA; encoded by the coding sequence ATGACCGAGGACAGATTACCGCTTGCCGAGCTTCTGGCAAAAGCCGGAGACGGCGATTTCCTGAGGACGATAGCCGAGAGCGTGATGCAGCTTCTCATGGAGGCCGACGTGGAGGGCATGATCGGCGCCGGGCGCCATGAACGCACCCTGGAACGGGCGACCTATCGCAACGGCTACCGGGACCGCTCGTTCGATACCCGGCTTGGCTCCTTGCAGCTTCGCATCCCCAAGCTTCGACAAGGCAGCTACTTTCCGCCGTTCCTGGAACCGAGAAAGCTCTCGGAGAAGGCGCTTGTCGCGGTCATCCAGGAGGCCTGGATCAGCGGCGTGTCCACGCGTCGCGTCGACGATCTGGTGCAGGCCATGGGACTGTCGGGGATCGGCAAGAGCACGGTGTCGAAGCTGTGCAAAGATATCGACGACCGCGTCGGCGGCTTTCTCGATCGCCCGCTCACCGGCGACTGGCCCTATCTCTGGCTCGACGCGACCTACCTGAAGCAGCGCGAAGGCGGCCGTATCGTCTCGGTGGCGGCAATAATCGCTGTCGCCGTCAACACCGACGGCAAGCGCGAGATCGTCGGCCTTCACATCGGGCCCTCGGAAGCGGAGACCTTCTGGTCGACCTTCCTCAAGAGCCTCGTGCGCCGCGGCCTTTCCGGCGTGAAGCTCGTGATATCGGATGCCCATGAAGGGCTGAAGGCCGCCATCCGCCGGGTGTTCAGCGCCTCCTGGCAGCGCTGCCGCGTCCACTGGATGCGCAACGCCCTGTCCTATGTCCCGAAGGCGCAGCAAAGCATGGCGGCTGCGGCCCTGCGCCAGGCCTTCATCCAACCCGATCGCGCCGGCGCGGCCCAGGCGCTGCGCCACGTCGCCGACCAGCTCCGGGGAAAGTGTCCCAAGCTCGGCAGCTTCATCGACGACAGCGAGACCGACGTGCTGGCGCATCTGGACTTTCCCGGTCAGCATCGGACCCGGATCCATTCGACCAATTCCCTGGAGCGCCTGAACAAGGAGGTGAAGCGGCGCGCCGATGTCGTCGGCATCTTCCCGAACGAGGGCTCCATCATCCGCCTCATCGGCGCCGTCCTCCTCGAGGCCAACGACGAATGGCAGACGCAAAACCGCTACATGCAGACCGAACCCATGGCCGAACTCATGTCCAACAGCACCAAGCCCGAAACCGTACGTATTTCCACCGCAGCCGCCTGA
- a CDS encoding ion transporter has protein sequence MRAQLQTLLSSRRWEFFIVAVILINAVTLGLETDPRVMSVIGPLLTFLDRLTLAIFVVEITLRIYAFGWRFFRDPWSLFDFTVVAISLLPATGPLTVLRALRILRVLRLISMIPSLRRVIGGLIAALPGMGSIIVLLLLVFYVFSVMATKLYGASFPDWFGSVGASVYTLFQVMTLESWSMGIVRPVMEVYPLAWLFFVPFILSTTYAVLNLFIGVIVSAMQEEHQAVDEAGREQAHDESVQILQEMKALRAEMAELKARLEQGSADTRPL, from the coding sequence ATGCGCGCCCAACTTCAGACCCTGCTCAGTTCGCGCAGGTGGGAATTCTTCATCGTCGCCGTCATCCTCATAAATGCCGTCACGCTGGGGCTCGAAACCGACCCGCGCGTCATGAGCGTCATCGGCCCGTTGCTGACCTTCCTCGACCGGCTGACCCTGGCGATCTTCGTGGTGGAGATCACGCTGCGGATCTACGCCTTCGGCTGGCGGTTCTTCCGCGATCCCTGGAGTCTGTTCGACTTCACGGTGGTGGCGATCTCGCTGCTCCCGGCGACGGGCCCGCTGACGGTGCTGCGCGCCCTTCGGATATTGCGCGTGCTGCGGCTGATCTCGATGATCCCGTCGCTGCGGCGGGTCATCGGCGGACTGATCGCCGCACTGCCCGGCATGGGGTCGATCATCGTCCTCTTGCTGCTGGTCTTCTACGTTTTCTCGGTGATGGCGACCAAGCTCTACGGCGCCTCGTTTCCCGATTGGTTCGGCAGCGTCGGCGCCTCGGTCTACACGCTGTTCCAGGTGATGACGCTGGAGAGCTGGTCGATGGGCATCGTGCGGCCGGTGATGGAAGTCTATCCGCTCGCCTGGCTGTTCTTCGTGCCCTTCATCCTGTCGACCACCTATGCCGTACTGAACCTCTTCATCGGCGTCATCGTCTCGGCGATGCAGGAGGAGCACCAGGCGGTGGACGAGGCGGGCCGCGAGCAGGCGCACGACGAGAGCGTCCAGATCCTCCAGGAGATGAAGGCGCTGCGGGCGGAGATGGCGGAGCTGAAGGCGCGGCTCGAGCAGGGAAGCGCGGACACAAGACCCCTCTGA
- a CDS encoding DUF2147 domain-containing protein — MKTTSIAFAALLLGSLAASAAEPVVGTWTTASGETAKIASCGKAYCITLLTGQSKGRQIGKMSGSGQKYSGEITDPKVDKTYAGSATVTGASMKLTGCALKIFCKSQTWSRQ; from the coding sequence ATGAAGACCACTTCCATCGCCTTTGCCGCTCTGTTGCTCGGATCCCTCGCCGCCAGCGCCGCCGAGCCGGTCGTCGGCACCTGGACCACCGCCAGCGGCGAGACCGCCAAGATCGCCAGCTGCGGCAAGGCCTATTGCATCACCCTCCTCACCGGCCAGTCGAAGGGCCGCCAGATCGGCAAGATGAGCGGGTCGGGTCAAAAATACTCCGGCGAGATCACCGACCCCAAGGTCGACAAGACCTATGCCGGCAGCGCCACCGTCACCGGCGCGTCGATGAAGCTCACCGGCTGCGCGCTGAAGATCTTCTGCAAGTCGCAGACCTGGTCGCGGCAGTAG
- a CDS encoding sorbosone dehydrogenase family protein, with the protein MTKTRSTALAGTCLALLALAGCSDQGGENFDVSTQIGPDPVLPEPQHSLIPDLNVAPVVGWQEGETPTVPEGLAITAYATDLANPRTVHTLPNGDVLVVQSRGPEGKPPSRPKDIIRGWIMAISHGDTGPQKESNLVTLLRDGNRDGVVDERHDLLTGLASPFGLAFADDTLYVAAADAILAYPYTLGQNVITEAPRVLTPLPGGPLNHHWTKDLALSPDGRFLYASVGSNSNIVENGLEAEKGRAAIWQVDRATGAARVYASGLRNPNGLTFNPETGALWAVINERDELGPNLVPDYMTSVQESAFYGWPWSYYGDHVDARVHPPRPDMVERAIAPDYALSSHVAALGMTFAAGSALPAPYTAGAFVGEHGSWNRDAFNGYKVGFVAFEAGKPVGKVQDVVTGFLDGDEVRGRPVGVGIDGTGALLVADDAGNTVWRVANADGSVTPQPIATDQMPGGPATATPAAAPATEPAAGAPDPAASAPATPAAPAADAATAGAAPATPAAPEPTAQEPAAPAPEATAAGNAPSPVPMEVAPAELPAGGTPGQ; encoded by the coding sequence ATGACTAAGACCCGTTCGACAGCGCTCGCCGGCACCTGCCTTGCCCTCCTCGCCCTCGCCGGCTGCAGCGACCAGGGCGGCGAGAATTTCGACGTCTCGACGCAGATCGGCCCGGATCCCGTCCTGCCCGAGCCGCAGCACAGCCTGATCCCCGACCTGAACGTCGCCCCCGTTGTCGGCTGGCAGGAGGGCGAGACGCCGACCGTGCCCGAGGGGCTTGCGATCACCGCCTACGCCACCGACCTCGCCAATCCGCGCACGGTGCACACGCTGCCGAACGGCGATGTTCTCGTCGTCCAGTCGCGCGGACCGGAGGGCAAGCCGCCGTCGCGGCCAAAGGACATCATCCGCGGCTGGATCATGGCGATCTCGCATGGCGACACCGGGCCGCAGAAGGAGAGCAACCTCGTGACGCTGCTCCGCGACGGCAACCGCGACGGCGTCGTCGACGAGCGCCACGATCTCCTGACTGGGCTTGCCTCGCCCTTCGGCCTCGCCTTCGCCGACGACACGCTTTACGTCGCCGCCGCCGACGCGATCCTCGCCTATCCCTATACGCTGGGCCAGAATGTGATCACCGAGGCACCCCGCGTCCTCACGCCTTTGCCGGGCGGGCCGCTGAACCACCACTGGACGAAGGATCTCGCCCTCAGCCCGGATGGGCGCTTTCTCTACGCCTCCGTCGGCTCCAACTCGAACATCGTCGAGAACGGCCTCGAGGCGGAAAAAGGCCGTGCCGCGATCTGGCAGGTCGACCGGGCGACCGGCGCTGCGCGCGTCTACGCCTCGGGCCTGCGCAATCCGAACGGGCTGACCTTCAACCCCGAGACCGGGGCGCTCTGGGCCGTCATCAACGAGCGCGACGAGCTCGGTCCGAACCTCGTGCCCGACTACATGACCTCGGTCCAGGAAAGCGCCTTCTACGGCTGGCCGTGGAGCTACTACGGCGACCATGTCGACGCGCGCGTGCATCCGCCGCGGCCCGACATGGTGGAGCGCGCCATCGCGCCGGACTATGCGCTGTCGAGCCATGTCGCGGCGCTCGGCATGACCTTCGCCGCCGGATCGGCCCTGCCCGCGCCGTACACGGCGGGTGCCTTCGTCGGCGAGCACGGCAGCTGGAACCGTGACGCGTTCAACGGCTACAAGGTCGGCTTCGTCGCCTTCGAGGCCGGCAAGCCGGTCGGCAAGGTGCAGGATGTCGTCACCGGCTTCCTCGATGGCGACGAGGTCCGCGGCCGTCCCGTCGGCGTCGGCATCGATGGCACCGGCGCCCTGCTGGTCGCGGACGATGCCGGCAACACGGTCTGGCGCGTCGCCAATGCCGATGGCTCGGTGACGCCGCAGCCCATCGCCACCGATCAGATGCCCGGCGGTCCGGCCACGGCGACGCCAGCCGCAGCGCCTGCGACGGAACCAGCGGCAGGCGCGCCGGACCCGGCAGCATCGGCGCCCGCGACCCCCGCAGCGCCGGCGGCGGATGCGGCGACGGCGGGCGCTGCCCCGGCCACACCCGCGGCGCCCGAACCGACGGCGCAAGAGCCCGCGGCCCCCGCGCCGGAAGCTACCGCAGCGGGCAACGCTCCGTCGCCCGTCCCGATGGAGGTTGCACCCGCCGAGCTTCCTGCCGGCGGCACACCCGGCCAGTAA
- a CDS encoding endonuclease/exonuclease/phosphatase family protein has protein sequence MTSPDGARRREIIGGLALALAVALGFGILAGFFGDRVYLFDTMAQFRAHASVAILVVAGFLVWTRLFAAALASICAGGLGLATVLPFLLPLPQDGTALPGSPRYTLLQMNLRFDAPDKAAALRLIGERLPDVVTVQEMTGSWERAFAGILDRYPYQYFCAYPEHDGDAGILSRRPFAEGDAGVCDPFGAFAAKRIDFNGTQVVIGSQHLRWPWPGRQWRQVKALAPKLAGLGDPLIIAGDFNSAPWTASMRAMAAASNTRVIPGIGPTWFLEFMPSFFARTIGLPIDNVLASDGISILSVERTEATTSEHLPVLVTFTPRFARPQEPAVQTVAR, from the coding sequence ATGACGTCACCTGACGGCGCGCGGCGCCGCGAAATCATCGGGGGCCTGGCCCTGGCGCTGGCCGTCGCCCTCGGCTTCGGCATTCTCGCCGGCTTCTTCGGCGACCGGGTCTATCTCTTCGACACCATGGCGCAGTTTCGCGCGCATGCTTCGGTGGCGATCCTCGTCGTTGCCGGCTTTCTCGTCTGGACCCGGCTCTTTGCCGCAGCGCTTGCTTCCATCTGCGCCGGCGGGCTCGGCCTCGCGACGGTCCTCCCCTTCCTCCTGCCCCTGCCGCAGGACGGCACCGCGCTGCCGGGCTCCCCGCGCTACACGCTCCTGCAGATGAACCTTCGCTTCGACGCGCCCGACAAGGCCGCAGCGCTTCGCCTCATCGGCGAGCGCCTGCCCGACGTCGTGACGGTGCAGGAGATGACGGGCTCCTGGGAACGCGCCTTCGCCGGCATTCTCGACCGCTACCCCTACCAGTATTTCTGCGCCTATCCCGAGCATGACGGCGATGCCGGGATTCTTTCCCGCCGCCCCTTCGCGGAGGGGGACGCGGGCGTCTGCGATCCGTTCGGCGCCTTTGCCGCCAAGCGCATCGACTTCAACGGCACGCAGGTCGTCATCGGCTCGCAGCATCTGCGCTGGCCCTGGCCGGGCCGGCAGTGGCGCCAGGTGAAGGCGCTCGCGCCGAAACTCGCCGGCCTCGGCGATCCCCTGATCATCGCCGGCGACTTCAACTCCGCGCCCTGGACCGCCTCGATGCGCGCCATGGCGGCGGCCAGCAACACGCGCGTCATTCCCGGCATCGGCCCGACCTGGTTCCTGGAATTCATGCCGTCGTTCTTCGCCCGCACCATCGGCCTGCCCATCGACAACGTCCTCGCCTCCGACGGCATTTCGATCCTTTCGGTCGAGCGGACCGAGGCGACGACGTCGGAACACCTGCCCGTGCTCGTGACCTTCACGCCGCGCTTCGCAAGGCCGCAGGAGCCGGCGGTGCAGACGGTGGCGCGGTGA
- a CDS encoding DoxX-like family protein, whose protein sequence is MADGRAAISVAFDAAVRVLTDNGFSASLATATTVATSLLDIAIGILIATRRTCRLGLLAGIALSLFYMISAALLTPDMWIEPLGALVKTGPAIALMMVGLAVFEDR, encoded by the coding sequence TTGGCTGACGGTCGAGCCGCGATTTCCGTCGCTTTCGACGCGGCAGTCCGAGTCCTGACAGATAACGGTTTCAGCGCGTCGCTGGCGACAGCGACTACCGTTGCGACAAGCCTGCTGGATATCGCGATCGGCATATTGATCGCCACCAGGCGAACGTGCCGCCTCGGCTTGCTGGCCGGGATTGCGCTATCCCTTTTTTACATGATTTCCGCGGCTTTGTTAACGCCGGACATGTGGATCGAGCCCCTAGGAGCGCTCGTGAAGACCGGGCCTGCTATTGCTCTGATGATGGTCGGGCTAGCCGTGTTCGAGGACAGGTGA
- a CDS encoding pyridoxal phosphate-dependent aminotransferase, whose product MTAPLFSALARSLPATIPFVGPEALERRTGVAFKARLGANESVFGPSPKVVAAMAAAAAESWAYGDPEQFALKAALASHHGLKPENITVGEGIDGLLGHLVHLATEAGDSVLTSRGAYPTFNYHVAGRGAVLDTVPYRDERPAIFEDIDALLERARETRPKLLYFANPDNPTGSFHAASEIERLIRETPEETILVLDEAYGDMAPEGVLPPVDLIRPNLVRFRTFSKAYGMAGVRVGYAFGDPGSIGQFDKVRNHFGVSRMAQAGAVAALGDQEFLRATVAGIAAARTRLSGIASAAGLQPLPSATNFVAIDCGRDAAHARAILAEILKEGVFIRMPGIAPLDRMIRVSVGREADMVLFEAALHVALQRVG is encoded by the coding sequence ATGACCGCTCCGCTCTTCTCCGCCCTCGCCCGCTCGCTGCCGGCGACGATCCCCTTCGTCGGGCCGGAGGCGCTGGAGCGCCGGACGGGCGTCGCCTTCAAGGCACGGCTCGGGGCGAACGAGAGCGTGTTCGGGCCCTCGCCGAAAGTCGTCGCGGCGATGGCGGCGGCGGCGGCGGAAAGCTGGGCCTATGGCGATCCCGAGCAGTTCGCGCTGAAGGCGGCGCTCGCCTCCCATCACGGGTTGAAACCGGAGAACATCACCGTCGGCGAGGGCATCGACGGGCTGCTCGGCCATCTCGTGCATCTCGCGACGGAGGCCGGCGACAGTGTCCTCACCTCGCGCGGCGCCTACCCCACCTTCAACTATCACGTAGCCGGCCGCGGCGCCGTCCTCGACACCGTGCCCTATCGCGACGAAAGACCCGCGATCTTCGAGGACATCGACGCCCTGCTCGAGCGGGCGCGGGAGACACGGCCAAAGCTCCTCTACTTCGCCAATCCCGACAATCCGACGGGGTCGTTCCACGCGGCATCGGAGATCGAGCGGCTGATCCGCGAGACGCCGGAGGAGACGATCCTCGTCCTCGACGAGGCCTATGGCGACATGGCGCCGGAGGGCGTCTTGCCCCCGGTCGATCTCATCCGGCCGAACCTCGTGCGTTTCCGGACCTTTTCCAAGGCCTATGGCATGGCGGGAGTGCGGGTCGGCTACGCCTTCGGCGATCCCGGCTCGATCGGCCAGTTCGACAAGGTGCGCAATCATTTCGGCGTGTCGCGCATGGCGCAGGCCGGCGCGGTGGCCGCGCTCGGCGACCAGGAGTTTTTGCGCGCTACGGTGGCAGGCATCGCTGCGGCACGCACGCGGCTTTCAGGCATCGCGTCTGCCGCGGGGCTGCAACCGCTTCCCTCGGCGACGAACTTCGTCGCCATCGACTGCGGCCGGGATGCCGCCCATGCCAGGGCGATATTGGCGGAAATTCTGAAGGAGGGCGTCTTCATCCGCATGCCGGGCATTGCCCCGCTCGACCGGATGATCCGCGTCAGCGTCGGGCGCGAGGCCGACATGGTCCTGTTCGAGGCGGCGCTGCACGTCGCCTTGCAGAGAGTGGGCTGA
- a CDS encoding DUF2231 domain-containing protein, with amino-acid sequence MSSATRYPYDPARDSFRLSSVLAPFAFVALTFALLTDIAFWRTSDLMWQNFSSWLLFAGLIAGGLAIVGGLVDLARQSTRENGPGAAQIVGFLVVLVLAFFNSLVHAGDGWTAVVPNGLILSAVTVLAMIVTLWLGRLALTRGYTGVRYDD; translated from the coding sequence ATGTCCTCAGCCACGCGCTACCCCTATGACCCCGCACGAGACAGCTTTCGGCTGAGTTCGGTGCTGGCGCCGTTCGCCTTCGTCGCTCTCACCTTCGCGCTCCTCACCGACATCGCCTTCTGGCGGACGTCGGACCTCATGTGGCAGAACTTTTCCTCCTGGCTGCTCTTTGCCGGGCTGATCGCCGGCGGGCTTGCGATCGTCGGTGGCCTTGTCGACCTCGCGCGGCAGTCGACCCGCGAAAACGGTCCGGGCGCGGCTCAGATCGTCGGCTTTCTCGTCGTGCTTGTCCTCGCCTTCTTCAACAGCCTCGTCCATGCCGGCGACGGCTGGACGGCCGTCGTCCCGAACGGCCTCATTCTCTCGGCGGTCACTGTGCTGGCGATGATCGTCACCCTCTGGCTGGGGCGCCTCGCGCTGACCCGCGGCTATACTGGAGTGCGTTACGATGACTAA
- a CDS encoding sel1 repeat family protein — protein sequence MARFDFTDHSTGTIGATFTPSADVLFQMGILCASGRDGAVDLVAAHMYLNLADRGGAEDAAYHRQQVAEQMTKLELAKALRAAREWIAFH from the coding sequence ATGGCCCGCTTCGACTTCACCGACCACTCCACCGGCACCATCGGCGCGACCTTCACCCCCAGCGCCGACGTCCTCTTCCAGATGGGCATCCTCTGCGCCTCCGGCCGCGACGGCGCCGTCGATCTCGTCGCCGCGCACATGTACCTGAACCTTGCCGACCGCGGCGGCGCCGAGGACGCGGCCTATCATCGCCAGCAGGTCGCCGAGCAGATGACGAAGCTGGAACTCGCCAAGGCGCTGCGCGCCGCCCGCGAATGGATCGCCTTCCACTGA
- a CDS encoding AMP nucleosidase → MIGPAKTTPILASPASAPPQSFNDAAAAVAELTRLYARSVAFLCENFDAVIASGDTSRRFRAYYPQVALVTESHARVDSRLSFGHVPGPGSYATTITRPDLYENYLMEQIALLIRNHGQPVAVGDSTTPMPLHFAFPEGSYVDGAAAEKLDKPLRDIFDVPDLGSTDDRIVNGNFEPQPGEAMPLSPFTAQRVDYSLHRLAHYTATSPWHFQNYVLFTNYQFYIDEFCMLAREWMAEGGRGYSAFVEPGNVVTPAGHREPPTGMAPLRLPQMPAYHLVREGGAGITMVNIGVGPSNAKTITDHIAVLRPHAWLMLGHCAGLRNSQALGDYVLAHAYVREDHVLDADLPVWVPIPPLAEVQVALEEAVEEITGLEGYELKKIMRTGTVATIDNRNWELRDQKEPVERLSRSRAIALDMESATIAANGFRFRVPYGTLLCVSDKPLHGELKLPGMATDFYKRQVAQHLRIGIRALEKLSEMPPERLHSRKLRSFFETAFQ, encoded by the coding sequence ATGATCGGACCCGCCAAGACCACGCCCATCCTCGCCTCGCCCGCGTCGGCACCGCCCCAGTCCTTCAACGACGCCGCCGCCGCGGTTGCCGAGCTGACACGGCTCTACGCACGCTCCGTCGCCTTTCTCTGCGAGAATTTTGACGCGGTCATTGCCAGCGGCGACACCTCGCGGCGCTTCCGCGCCTACTACCCGCAGGTCGCGCTCGTCACCGAGAGCCACGCCCGCGTCGACAGCCGCCTCTCCTTCGGCCATGTTCCCGGCCCGGGCAGCTACGCGACGACGATCACCCGGCCGGATCTCTACGAAAACTACCTGATGGAGCAGATCGCGCTTCTCATCCGCAACCACGGCCAGCCCGTCGCGGTCGGCGACTCGACAACGCCCATGCCGCTGCATTTCGCCTTTCCCGAGGGCTCCTATGTCGACGGCGCCGCCGCCGAAAAGCTCGACAAGCCGCTGCGCGACATTTTTGACGTGCCCGACCTCGGCTCGACGGACGACCGCATCGTCAACGGCAATTTCGAGCCGCAGCCGGGCGAGGCCATGCCGCTCTCGCCCTTCACCGCGCAGCGCGTCGACTACTCGCTGCACCGCCTGGCGCACTACACCGCGACCAGCCCCTGGCATTTCCAGAACTATGTGCTTTTCACCAACTACCAGTTCTATATCGACGAGTTCTGCATGCTCGCGCGCGAATGGATGGCCGAGGGCGGCAGGGGCTACAGCGCCTTCGTCGAGCCCGGCAATGTCGTGACGCCGGCCGGGCACCGCGAACCGCCCACCGGCATGGCGCCGCTGCGGCTGCCGCAGATGCCGGCCTATCATCTCGTGCGCGAGGGCGGCGCCGGGATCACGATGGTCAACATCGGCGTCGGCCCGTCCAACGCCAAGACCATCACCGACCATATCGCGGTGCTGCGGCCGCATGCCTGGCTGATGCTCGGCCACTGCGCGGGCCTTCGCAATTCGCAGGCGCTCGGCGACTACGTGCTGGCGCACGCCTATGTCCGCGAGGACCATGTGCTCGACGCCGACCTGCCCGTCTGGGTGCCGATCCCGCCGCTGGCCGAGGTGCAGGTGGCGCTGGAGGAAGCGGTGGAGGAGATCACCGGGCTCGAAGGCTACGAGTTGAAGAAGATCATGCGCACGGGCACGGTCGCGACGATCGACAACCGCAACTGGGAACTGCGCGACCAGAAGGAGCCGGTGGAGCGGCTGTCGCGCTCGCGGGCGATCGCGCTCGACATGGAATCGGCGACGATCGCGGCCAACGGGTTCCGCTTCCGCGTGCCCTACGGAACCCTGCTCTGCGTCTCCGACAAGCCGCTGCACGGCGAGTTGAAGCTGCCGGGCATGGCGACGGACTTCTACAAGCGGCAGGTGGCACAGCATCTGCGGATCGGCATCCGCGCCTTGGAAAAGCTGTCGGAAATGCCGCCCGAGAGGCTGCACTCGCGCAAGCTGCGCTCCTTCTTCGAAACCGCGTTCCAGTAG